Proteins from a genomic interval of Prevotella sp. E13-27:
- a CDS encoding M16 family metallopeptidase, producing the protein MRKIILFVSMLATCSYATAQEALPQDPDVVVGKLKNGMTYYIRHNAKEAGLADFYIAQRVGSILEEPRQRGLAHFLEHMAFNGTKNFPGKGKRLGIVPWCESIGVKFGANLNAYTSVDQTVYHIGSAPLKREGIIDSCLLVLHDWSHYLLLEDKEIDKERGVIHEEWRTRRAGKAMQRLMENAMPYLYKGSKYEDCLPIGSMDIVDNFAYQDLRDYYHKWYRPDLQGIIVVGDIDTRKVEKKIKKIFGSIPMPKNAAERVYYPVPDNDSMMVHIERDREQPMVIAHLYMKRDATPDAEKNTVDYFRSNYIDGLIGVMMNSRLNEMRQDKNTPFLSATGRASQFFVSRTKEAFTMSISCRQDDVLGSIISGVAAAERVRQHGFTQPELDRAKKLQLAAAERHWNNRDDRRNSTLVNLCVQHFLAAEPMLSADARYELMKRMNNEVTLSEVNEGVKQLITDRNQVMLVYAPDQPELVLPSEHDIERVVSATQHLSYSPYMEENLDNMSLIANEPKAGTIVSEKPFKHGFTLLKLSNGMEVYVKPTTFQADEVQMSIKGEGGTSLYGDEDIPQFALLSSAVVEGGVGQFDAIKLRKRLTGHMVRLQPFINSQAQGINGTSSVKDLETMLQMSYLYFTQPRRDDKAFEGLLSRTRSFLTNRNASPKVDYNDSINATLFGHHPRVAPTTKERLDQANYDRILEIYRERFADASNFKVTIIGNVSLEQLRPMLCKYLASLPATNKHERANRANVPEVVAGNFTKQFRKKMATPLANVSIYYTAKVPFTAKNDLVLDFLKRCLSIAYTDSVREEKGGTYGVSVGFELEREDEYGAMLRIAYNADPDRYEELNPIIYRQLENIAENGPLQSSMDKVRKYLIKQYAQFAITNDYWNYILRHEIEDNEDFDRDYCLMCEQITADEVKQMARELLRQGRRIEVTMLSE; encoded by the coding sequence ATGAGAAAAATTATCCTATTTGTTTCGATGCTGGCAACATGCTCTTATGCTACTGCACAAGAGGCTTTGCCGCAAGATCCTGACGTGGTGGTGGGAAAGCTGAAGAACGGCATGACCTACTACATTCGCCACAATGCAAAGGAGGCGGGTCTGGCCGACTTCTATATTGCACAACGTGTGGGCTCAATACTTGAGGAGCCACGACAGAGAGGACTGGCACACTTCCTGGAACACATGGCTTTCAACGGCACAAAGAACTTCCCCGGCAAAGGCAAGCGACTGGGAATAGTGCCCTGGTGTGAGTCGATAGGAGTGAAGTTCGGAGCAAACCTCAATGCCTATACATCGGTTGACCAGACGGTATATCACATTGGCTCGGCTCCGCTGAAGCGCGAGGGTATAATAGACTCGTGCCTGCTGGTGCTACACGACTGGAGCCACTATCTGCTGCTTGAGGACAAGGAGATAGACAAGGAGCGTGGCGTGATACACGAAGAGTGGCGCACACGCCGTGCAGGAAAGGCCATGCAGCGACTCATGGAGAACGCCATGCCTTATCTCTACAAGGGCTCGAAGTATGAGGACTGTCTGCCAATTGGCTCGATGGACATAGTGGACAACTTCGCCTACCAAGACCTGCGCGACTACTACCACAAGTGGTATCGCCCCGACCTTCAGGGAATAATAGTTGTGGGCGACATAGATACGCGGAAGGTGGAGAAGAAGATAAAGAAAATCTTCGGCTCTATACCTATGCCGAAGAATGCTGCCGAGAGGGTGTATTATCCTGTGCCCGACAACGACTCGATGATGGTACACATAGAGCGTGACCGCGAGCAGCCAATGGTCATAGCGCATCTTTACATGAAGCGTGACGCTACGCCCGACGCAGAGAAGAACACGGTGGACTATTTCCGTTCGAACTATATCGATGGACTCATTGGTGTGATGATGAACAGCCGCCTGAACGAGATGCGTCAGGACAAGAACACGCCGTTCCTAAGCGCTACGGGCCGCGCCAGCCAGTTCTTTGTGAGCCGCACAAAGGAGGCTTTCACTATGAGCATAAGCTGCAGGCAGGACGATGTGCTGGGAAGTATAATAAGTGGTGTGGCTGCAGCCGAGCGAGTGCGCCAGCATGGTTTCACTCAGCCGGAGCTGGACCGCGCGAAGAAGTTGCAGCTGGCAGCAGCTGAGCGCCACTGGAACAATCGTGACGATCGCCGCAACTCTACGCTCGTGAACCTGTGTGTGCAGCACTTCCTCGCAGCAGAGCCTATGCTCTCAGCCGACGCTCGCTATGAGCTGATGAAACGCATGAACAATGAGGTGACGCTGTCAGAGGTGAACGAGGGTGTGAAGCAACTCATTACCGACCGCAACCAGGTGATGCTGGTCTATGCTCCAGACCAGCCTGAGCTCGTGCTTCCAAGCGAACACGACATAGAGCGGGTGGTGAGCGCTACTCAGCATCTGAGCTACAGTCCATATATGGAGGAGAACCTCGACAATATGAGTCTTATCGCTAACGAGCCAAAGGCGGGCACCATAGTAAGCGAGAAGCCATTCAAGCACGGCTTTACTCTGCTGAAGCTGAGCAACGGAATGGAGGTCTATGTGAAGCCAACGACGTTCCAGGCCGACGAGGTGCAGATGAGCATCAAGGGCGAGGGCGGCACGTCGCTCTATGGCGATGAGGACATACCGCAGTTCGCTCTGCTGAGCAGCGCCGTAGTAGAGGGCGGAGTGGGGCAGTTTGACGCCATCAAGCTGCGCAAGAGACTGACAGGTCACATGGTACGCCTGCAGCCTTTCATCAACTCACAGGCACAGGGCATAAACGGTACGAGCTCGGTTAAGGATCTGGAGACGATGCTTCAGATGTCGTATCTGTACTTCACACAGCCACGACGCGACGACAAGGCGTTTGAGGGACTGCTGAGCCGTACACGCTCGTTCCTGACCAACAGAAACGCATCGCCGAAGGTTGACTATAACGACTCTATCAATGCCACACTCTTCGGACACCATCCGCGCGTGGCTCCAACGACGAAGGAACGTCTTGACCAGGCCAACTACGACCGCATACTCGAGATATACCGTGAGCGATTCGCCGATGCGTCGAATTTCAAGGTGACTATCATTGGCAACGTGAGTCTTGAACAGCTGCGCCCAATGCTCTGCAAGTATCTCGCCTCGCTGCCGGCAACTAACAAGCACGAGCGCGCAAATCGTGCCAATGTGCCAGAGGTGGTGGCAGGCAATTTCACCAAGCAGTTCCGTAAGAAGATGGCTACTCCGCTGGCAAACGTCAGCATATACTACACGGCTAAGGTGCCCTTCACGGCTAAGAACGACCTTGTGCTCGACTTCCTGAAGCGTTGTCTCTCAATAGCCTACACAGACTCTGTGCGCGAGGAAAAGGGCGGCACCTATGGCGTAAGCGTGGGCTTCGAACTGGAGCGTGAAGATGAGTATGGCGCTATGCTACGCATAGCATATAATGCCGATCCTGATAGGTATGAGGAACTCAATCCTATCATCTACCGACAGTTGGAAAATATTGCAGAGAACGGACCGCTACAGTCATCAATGGATAAGGTGCGCAAATATCTCATAAAGCAGTATGCGCAGTTTGCCATAACCAACGACTACTGGAACTATATCCTGCGTCACGAGATAGAGGACAACGAGGACTTCGACCGCGACTACTGCCTCATGTGTGAGCAGATAACCGCCGACGAAGTAAAACAGATGGCCCGCGAACTGCTGCGCCAGGGACGCCGCATAGAGGTCACGATGTTGTCGGAATAA
- a CDS encoding DUF3575 domain-containing protein, with product MPNVALEYYPKKGHITAGASFDMPWYQDYDAHKYFQFRNYQLEGRYYFKSSTGANGDRPAFSGLYLSAYANAAIFGICFDAKRGWVGEGGGGGLGAGYVMPLSRNGHWRLEFSLQAGYFYCKYDPYQYENPINTSYHDNLYYYKWTNKPELFKKRQYRWSWFGPTRVGITLSYDLLYRRVQKRGVSFISKERRYHP from the coding sequence ATACCCAATGTTGCTCTGGAGTACTATCCTAAGAAGGGACACATCACAGCAGGCGCATCGTTCGACATGCCTTGGTATCAGGACTACGATGCCCATAAGTATTTCCAGTTCCGCAACTACCAGTTGGAGGGTCGTTACTACTTCAAGTCATCGACTGGCGCTAATGGTGACAGACCAGCCTTCTCAGGACTGTATCTTTCTGCCTACGCCAATGCTGCCATCTTCGGCATTTGCTTCGATGCCAAACGCGGTTGGGTTGGTGAAGGTGGTGGCGGCGGCCTTGGTGCCGGCTATGTCATGCCACTGTCGCGCAATGGTCACTGGCGCCTCGAGTTCTCACTTCAGGCAGGTTACTTCTACTGTAAGTACGATCCCTACCAGTACGAGAACCCCATCAACACATCCTATCACGACAATCTCTACTACTACAAGTGGACGAATAAGCCCGAACTATTCAAGAAGCGCCAGTACCGCTGGAGCTGGTTTGGTCCTACTCGTGTCGGCATCACCCTGTCTTACGACCTGCTCTACCGTCGAGTGCAGAAGCGTGGCGTGAGCTTCATCAGCAAAGAAAGGAGGTACCACCCATGA
- the mltG gene encoding endolytic transglycosylase MltG, whose product MNNKKDISKKYYIIAATASLVAIIALVIYYFFTGFSHQQQTQYVYIDDNDNIDSVFTKLSAVGSRHGSSALCTLLRHSDYESDIRTGRFAIEPGDGVITVFRRLKNGQQSPIMLTIPESRTVRLLASALGKRLMIDSTTIACALIDEVYCRQLGYTPQTIPAMFVPNTYEVYWNTSLDKLMQRMKKEHDKFWAGERTQKAEAIGLSPDEVCTLASIIDEETANTAEKPMIAGMYLNRLKTGMPLQADPTIKFALGDFSIKRIRHGMLTVESPYNTYQNEGLPPGPIKVASIKGIDAVLNRVAHDYLYMCAKEDFSGTHNFAVTYKEHLQNAARYSKALNERGL is encoded by the coding sequence ATGAATAATAAGAAAGACATTTCGAAGAAATACTATATCATTGCGGCCACAGCGAGTCTTGTTGCCATCATCGCGCTGGTCATCTACTATTTCTTCACAGGCTTCAGTCATCAGCAGCAGACACAATACGTCTATATCGATGACAACGACAACATCGACTCCGTGTTCACCAAGCTCTCGGCAGTTGGCTCTCGCCACGGCTCGTCGGCATTGTGCACCCTTCTGCGCCACAGCGACTACGAGTCAGACATTCGCACCGGTCGCTTCGCCATTGAGCCTGGCGATGGTGTCATTACCGTCTTCCGCCGACTGAAGAACGGACAGCAGAGCCCAATCATGCTCACCATCCCCGAGAGCCGCACCGTGCGTCTGCTCGCCTCCGCTTTGGGCAAGCGACTGATGATTGATAGCACCACCATTGCCTGTGCACTCATCGATGAAGTCTATTGCCGCCAGCTGGGCTACACACCTCAGACCATCCCCGCCATGTTCGTACCTAACACCTATGAGGTCTATTGGAACACCAGTCTCGACAAGCTGATGCAACGCATGAAGAAGGAGCACGACAAGTTCTGGGCAGGCGAGCGCACTCAGAAGGCCGAAGCCATAGGACTGAGCCCCGACGAGGTGTGCACCCTTGCCAGCATCATAGACGAGGAGACAGCCAATACCGCCGAAAAGCCCATGATAGCCGGCATGTATCTTAACCGCCTTAAGACGGGTATGCCCCTTCAGGCCGACCCAACCATTAAGTTTGCCCTTGGCGACTTCTCAATCAAGCGCATACGCCACGGCATGCTCACCGTTGAGAGTCCCTACAACACCTATCAGAACGAAGGTCTTCCTCCCGGCCCCATCAAGGTGGCAAGCATCAAGGGCATCGATGCAGTTCTTAACCGTGTGGCTCACGACTATCTTTACATGTGCGCCAAGGAAGACTTCTCCGGCACCCATAACTTTGCCGTCACATACAAAGAGCACCTTCAGAATGCTGCTCGCTATTCGAAGGCGCTCAATGAAAGGGGGCTTTAA